The following proteins are co-located in the Pseudomonas sp. ATCC 13867 genome:
- a CDS encoding SlyX family protein: MELEDRVADLESRLAFQDDALQTMSDVVYEQERVIERLRLQMQALIKRLEDLQGQVGVADDEAPPPHY; encoded by the coding sequence ATGGAGCTGGAGGATCGGGTTGCGGACCTGGAGAGCCGGCTGGCGTTCCAGGACGATGCGTTGCAGACCATGAGCGATGTGGTCTACGAACAGGAGCGGGTGATCGAGCGTCTGCGCCTGCAGATGCAGGCGTTGATCAAGCGTCTCGAGGATCTGCAGGGGCAGGTGGGCGTCGCAGACGATGAGGCGCCGCCACCGCACTATTGA
- a CDS encoding HIT family protein yields the protein MFVLDSRLEQDTVPVGDFPLSSLLLMNDSQYPWFILVPRREDVSELFQLDPDDQQQLWREATQLAETLKDTFSADKMNVANLGNVVSQLHVHVIVRRRNDAAWPGPVWGRHPAVPYGVEELARLREKLRMVLGDEFRFVQE from the coding sequence ATGTTCGTCCTGGATTCCCGTCTCGAGCAGGACACCGTCCCGGTGGGGGATTTTCCGTTGAGCAGTCTGCTGCTGATGAATGACTCGCAGTATCCGTGGTTCATCCTGGTGCCCCGGCGCGAGGACGTCAGCGAACTGTTCCAGCTCGATCCCGATGATCAGCAGCAGCTCTGGAGGGAGGCTACGCAGCTGGCGGAAACCCTCAAGGACACTTTCAGCGCCGACAAGATGAACGTTGCCAATCTTGGAAACGTCGTCAGTCAGTTGCATGTGCATGTGATCGTGCGGCGCCGCAATGATGCGGCCTGGCCGGGGCCGGTCTGGGGGCGTCATCCGGCGGTACCTTACGGTGTCGAAGAGCTTGCCCGCCTGCGTGAGAAACTGCGCATGGTGCTGGGCGATGAGTTCCGTTTCGTGCAGGAGTGA